Proteins co-encoded in one Flavivirga eckloniae genomic window:
- a CDS encoding glycoside hydrolase family 28 protein: MQKTFKIKLNKLFISAIIATLLFNCNKETREFKIQDFGAVGDSLTVNTEAIQKAIDACSEKGGGEVVVTDGVYITGTIILKDSVTLRIDENSKLVGSSNPQDYKSIDAFVDATGQTRGNCLIGSKNAKNIAIIGKGIIDGNGEAFLAKNLSLKMEEIKLPSNERKGFGTNRPFLLRFVESSQITLKDVNLRQAAAWACHFYQSKDIIVDAISIYNHANKNNDGIDLDSSHNITIKNCDINTEDDAVCIKSTSPLPTHNVAVKDCKLKSDWGAIKFGTESMGDFFNIKISNCKIYDTRGGGIKLLSVDGAKMYDVTIDSIDMDNVDMPIFIRLGERLRTYRNAEKQEVGSIDNIVIKNINATTRSLENSRVSSPSGIFITGTPNHKISSVLLENISITLPGSEENLILKEVEEQETAYPEFSFFKVLPAYGLYGRHIENLELSKVTFNLLSKDTREEMVLNDVDNQNIK, from the coding sequence ATGCAGAAGACATTTAAAATAAAACTAAATAAGCTATTTATAAGCGCAATCATTGCAACACTGTTATTTAACTGTAATAAAGAAACCCGCGAGTTTAAGATTCAGGATTTTGGAGCAGTAGGAGATAGTTTAACAGTAAATACAGAGGCGATTCAAAAAGCTATCGATGCCTGTTCGGAAAAAGGAGGCGGTGAAGTGGTCGTGACAGATGGCGTTTATATAACAGGAACCATTATTTTAAAAGATAGTGTTACGCTACGCATTGATGAAAATTCAAAACTGGTAGGAAGCTCAAACCCGCAAGACTATAAAAGTATTGATGCCTTTGTTGATGCTACCGGACAAACACGAGGAAATTGTCTTATAGGTTCTAAAAATGCAAAAAATATAGCCATAATAGGAAAGGGCATAATCGATGGAAATGGGGAAGCCTTTCTGGCAAAGAACCTGAGTTTAAAAATGGAAGAAATTAAATTGCCTTCAAATGAGAGAAAAGGCTTTGGAACTAACCGTCCATTTTTATTACGATTTGTAGAATCTTCCCAAATCACATTGAAAGATGTTAATTTAAGACAAGCCGCCGCATGGGCATGTCATTTTTATCAATCAAAAGATATAATAGTGGACGCTATTTCTATATACAATCATGCCAATAAAAACAACGATGGTATCGATCTGGATTCTAGCCATAATATAACTATTAAAAACTGCGACATCAATACAGAAGATGATGCAGTTTGTATAAAATCTACAAGCCCATTACCAACCCATAATGTTGCCGTAAAGGATTGTAAACTAAAAAGCGATTGGGGCGCCATAAAGTTTGGAACCGAGTCTATGGGAGACTTTTTCAATATAAAAATTAGTAACTGCAAAATTTATGATACCCGCGGCGGCGGTATTAAACTATTGAGTGTAGATGGTGCCAAGATGTACGATGTTACTATTGATAGTATTGATATGGACAATGTGGACATGCCAATTTTTATTAGACTTGGGGAGCGACTACGCACTTACAGAAATGCAGAAAAACAAGAAGTAGGAAGTATTGACAACATTGTAATTAAGAACATTAATGCTACAACCAGAAGTTTGGAAAACTCAAGAGTGTCATCGCCCTCAGGGATTTTCATTACCGGTACCCCAAATCATAAAATAAGTTCTGTATTATTAGAAAATATTTCAATCACGCTTCCAGGAAGTGAAGAAAACCTAATTCTTAAAGAAGTAGAAGAACAAGAAACTGCCTATCCCGAGTTTAGTTTCTTTAAAGTTTTACCAGCCTATGGTTTATATGGAAGACACATTGAAAATCTCGAATTAAGCAAAGTAACATTTAACCTTTTATCTAAAGACACCAGAGAAGAAATGGTGTTAAACGATGTCGATAATCAAAATATTAAATAA
- a CDS encoding alpha-L-fucosidase yields MRRIKTASLFLLVLFLSCKEKPVNDKVEKSEASVAFEADWKSLEKVNPTPDWFQDAKFGIYAHWGPVSGAFEGTDPEKYYAGWHGMKMYEDGTKVETKNGKPTSNFLHHKEKYGDPAEFGYKHIIEQFKPTKFNAKEWAELFKKSGAKFAGPVAMHHDNFAMWNSKATRWNSMNYGGIDPSAELKKEIEERGMKFLGSFHHAFTWKYFAPAHKYGGVDKSDYDLYTNPHDLDSTEPDKDFYDQWWAKLKEFIDVYQPDVIWFDWWLENMTEESRQKFLAYYYNKGLEWGKDVVVCYKETTFPEKVAVRDYERGRPNQPKEQLWLTDTSPGAWFYRPGAIFKTSNDIVDILVDIVSKNGSMLLNVPPNPDGSIPQEMKDLLVDIGAWLDVNGEAIYGTRPWTVFGEGPTRLAEGGHKVEKHKIEYTNKDIRFTKKSEKEFFAIVLDKPEGEIVIKSLSTALGILNSKIETIKLLGSDEKIEWTRGDRGLVIKTPKNLENKEAYVFKVQIEGYKENDIGGDTAAHED; encoded by the coding sequence ATGAGAAGAATTAAAACAGCCTCCCTTTTTTTATTGGTCTTGTTTTTAAGTTGTAAGGAAAAGCCAGTTAATGATAAAGTAGAGAAAAGCGAAGCTTCGGTAGCTTTTGAAGCAGATTGGAAATCACTGGAAAAAGTAAACCCAACACCTGATTGGTTTCAAGATGCTAAGTTTGGTATTTATGCGCATTGGGGACCAGTATCTGGAGCTTTTGAAGGAACAGATCCCGAAAAGTACTATGCAGGATGGCACGGTATGAAGATGTATGAGGATGGTACCAAAGTAGAAACAAAAAATGGAAAACCAACAAGTAATTTTTTACACCATAAAGAAAAATATGGAGACCCTGCAGAATTCGGCTATAAGCATATTATAGAACAATTTAAGCCTACAAAATTTAATGCCAAGGAATGGGCTGAGTTATTTAAAAAGTCCGGTGCAAAATTTGCCGGTCCTGTAGCAATGCACCACGATAACTTTGCGATGTGGAATAGCAAAGCCACCCGATGGAACTCTATGAATTATGGAGGTATAGACCCATCTGCAGAGCTTAAAAAAGAAATAGAAGAAAGAGGAATGAAATTTCTGGGGTCGTTTCATCATGCCTTCACCTGGAAGTATTTTGCTCCAGCCCATAAATATGGAGGTGTAGATAAAAGTGATTATGATTTATATACCAATCCACACGATTTAGATTCTACCGAGCCCGATAAAGACTTCTATGACCAGTGGTGGGCAAAATTAAAAGAGTTTATTGATGTGTACCAACCAGATGTTATTTGGTTCGATTGGTGGTTGGAAAATATGACAGAAGAATCACGTCAGAAATTTTTAGCCTATTATTACAATAAAGGACTCGAATGGGGAAAAGACGTTGTAGTTTGCTATAAGGAAACCACATTTCCCGAAAAGGTAGCCGTTAGAGACTATGAAAGAGGACGACCAAACCAACCTAAGGAGCAACTTTGGTTAACAGATACATCGCCAGGTGCATGGTTTTACAGACCGGGCGCAATATTTAAAACATCCAACGATATTGTAGATATATTGGTAGATATTGTTAGTAAAAATGGTTCTATGCTCTTAAATGTTCCTCCAAATCCGGACGGTTCAATTCCGCAGGAAATGAAAGATCTGTTAGTAGATATTGGAGCTTGGTTAGACGTTAATGGTGAGGCTATTTATGGAACAAGACCTTGGACCGTTTTTGGTGAAGGACCAACCAGATTGGCCGAAGGAGGGCATAAAGTTGAAAAACATAAAATTGAATACACGAATAAGGATATTCGGTTCACTAAAAAATCTGAAAAAGAATTTTTTGCCATTGTTCTAGATAAGCCAGAGGGCGAGATAGTCATTAAATCCTTAAGTACGGCATTAGGCATCCTTAATTCTAAAATAGAAACGATTAAACTTTTGGGTAGTGATGAGAAGATTGAATGGACAAGAGGTGATCGAGGTTTGGTTATAAAAACACCAAAAAACCTTGAAAACAAAGAAGCTTACGTGTTTAAAGTTCAAATAGAAGGTTATAAAGAGAATGATATAGGTGGAGATACCGCCGCTCACGAAGATTAA
- a CDS encoding sulfatase-like hydrolase/transferase encodes MHVLSKIIIVTAILLASGNSLAQKKKERPNVLVIYTDDHRFSGVHALGGMEVKTPNMDALVNDGIAFTNTYLMGAFSGATCIPSRAMLHSGRHLFSLEGQGHSIPDEHITIGETFKKAGYNTHIIGKWHNDNKSLVRSFDSGQKIMGRSVYLTDHFRMPYHDWDKAGAFKKEDAYLLSYDDKGKEVRRAITKADKKGPFGTEQDGPHTSEVFAHEAVQYLKNAKKKKPFFMYVAFHAPHDPRQAPKQYRDIYTPENITLPPSYMAQHPFDNGHMYLRDERLGPWPRTKGVAKQHLADYYAIITHLDDQIGKIIKALKDSGAYKNTLIVFAGDSGLAVGNHGLLGKQNIYDEDGIHVPFMLSGNLIKDKGRKINALSYIHDIFPTVCELAHVEAPHSVNGKSLLPVIEHMTDEVRSTTYHAYKQFQRAYRKGDYKLIEYVRANDLHWKYGEQIRGSRVTQLFNIKNDPWETQDISFFLENKELLLSMQKEMKAKALELGDKKENIKGEKYDFWSFYY; translated from the coding sequence ATGCATGTTTTATCAAAAATAATTATTGTAACGGCCATTCTTTTGGCTTCGGGGAACAGTTTGGCCCAGAAGAAAAAAGAACGGCCTAATGTTCTCGTTATTTATACCGATGACCACCGTTTTTCAGGAGTTCATGCCCTAGGAGGTATGGAGGTAAAAACACCAAATATGGATGCTTTGGTAAACGATGGGATTGCTTTTACGAATACTTATTTAATGGGAGCATTTTCTGGAGCTACTTGTATTCCAAGTCGAGCTATGCTACATTCTGGGAGGCATTTGTTTAGTCTGGAAGGACAAGGACATAGCATTCCCGATGAACACATAACTATTGGAGAGACTTTTAAAAAAGCAGGGTATAATACCCACATTATAGGAAAGTGGCACAACGATAATAAATCGTTAGTACGTTCTTTCGATTCGGGGCAAAAGATCATGGGGCGCAGTGTGTACTTAACAGATCATTTTAGAATGCCTTATCACGATTGGGATAAAGCAGGTGCTTTTAAGAAAGAAGATGCCTATTTACTGAGCTATGATGATAAAGGGAAGGAAGTAAGAAGAGCAATAACCAAGGCAGATAAGAAAGGACCATTTGGAACAGAACAAGATGGCCCTCATACATCGGAGGTTTTTGCACATGAAGCCGTACAATATTTAAAGAACGCGAAAAAGAAGAAACCGTTTTTTATGTATGTCGCCTTTCATGCCCCTCACGACCCGAGGCAGGCTCCAAAACAATATCGGGATATCTACACACCAGAAAACATAACCCTACCACCATCATACATGGCACAACACCCTTTCGATAATGGACACATGTACTTAAGGGATGAGAGACTGGGACCGTGGCCTAGAACCAAGGGCGTGGCTAAACAACATTTAGCCGATTATTATGCAATCATCACGCACTTAGATGACCAGATAGGAAAAATAATAAAAGCGCTAAAGGACAGTGGTGCTTATAAAAATACCTTAATTGTTTTTGCAGGAGATAGCGGTTTAGCCGTTGGGAACCATGGTTTACTAGGAAAGCAAAATATTTACGATGAAGACGGTATTCATGTACCGTTCATGCTTTCGGGTAACTTGATTAAGGACAAAGGAAGAAAGATTAATGCGTTAAGCTATATTCATGATATTTTTCCAACAGTTTGTGAGTTGGCTCATGTTGAGGCACCGCATTCGGTAAACGGAAAAAGTTTGCTGCCCGTTATTGAGCATATGACAGATGAAGTAAGGAGTACAACCTATCATGCTTATAAGCAATTTCAAAGAGCCTATCGAAAAGGAGATTATAAACTTATCGAATACGTAAGAGCAAACGATTTACACTGGAAATATGGAGAACAAATTAGAGGATCCAGAGTCACGCAGCTTTTCAATATAAAAAACGATCCTTGGGAAACTCAAGATATCTCTTTCTTTCTAGAAAACAAGGAGCTACTCTTAAGCATGCAAAAGGAAATGAAAGCAAAAGCATTAGAGCTAGGCGATAAAAAAGAAAACATCAAAGGAGAAAAATACGATTTCTGGAGTTTTTATTATTAA
- a CDS encoding DUF6786 family protein gives MKFIRCIIGLLIISGCSSNTKARTYMEDVELIAKKTKIIELLSDNGKGRIAIAPEIQGKVLTTTYGGKNGMGNGWLNTSAFQGEDLDVAGIGGEDRVWVGPLGSQHSFYFQQIKPLNEANWLVPPSLSSEPYKLKKVVLKEVIMSKEMTLTNFIGTEFKLEMLRKVMLLEKEEVESNLNITFDEKLDYVAYQSSHSVENKGDNIWKKETGLISIWSAGMFEGTDKSVVIIPVREKTSLDSIYQYLGPLDSNRLQLKNNTILFKADGKYRSKIGIPHTIAPSVYGCYSKDKNRLTIVQYRKTEEVMYSNSEVSVQENPYEGEIIPIYNNGNMDYTEANEATFFELESTSAFVELPPNRSIEHYHSVYHFSGEEDELNKLSEKLLGISLKACVLE, from the coding sequence ATGAAATTTATTAGGTGCATTATTGGTTTACTAATCATTTCTGGTTGCAGCAGTAACACGAAAGCACGAACGTACATGGAGGATGTTGAACTTATTGCAAAAAAAACAAAAATTATAGAATTGCTTTCCGATAATGGGAAAGGAAGAATCGCTATTGCTCCAGAAATTCAAGGCAAGGTTTTAACCACCACTTATGGTGGAAAAAATGGCATGGGTAATGGTTGGTTAAATACATCGGCATTTCAGGGAGAAGATTTAGATGTTGCAGGTATAGGAGGAGAAGATCGGGTTTGGGTTGGTCCTCTGGGAAGCCAGCATTCATTTTACTTCCAGCAAATAAAACCCTTGAATGAAGCTAATTGGCTGGTGCCTCCAAGCTTAAGTTCGGAGCCCTATAAACTAAAAAAGGTTGTTTTAAAAGAAGTGATAATGTCTAAGGAGATGACGCTTACAAACTTTATAGGAACCGAGTTTAAACTTGAAATGTTGAGAAAAGTCATGCTTTTGGAAAAGGAAGAAGTAGAAAGCAACCTCAATATAACTTTTGATGAAAAACTTGACTACGTGGCCTACCAGAGTTCCCATAGTGTAGAAAATAAAGGGGATAATATATGGAAAAAAGAAACCGGGCTAATCTCTATATGGAGCGCAGGGATGTTTGAAGGCACCGATAAATCTGTAGTTATCATACCAGTAAGGGAAAAGACTTCATTAGATAGTATATATCAATATTTAGGACCACTGGATTCCAACAGACTTCAGTTAAAAAATAATACAATACTCTTTAAGGCAGATGGGAAGTATAGAAGTAAAATAGGGATCCCTCATACAATTGCGCCTAGTGTTTATGGTTGCTATTCAAAAGATAAGAATAGGTTAACCATTGTACAGTACAGGAAAACGGAAGAAGTAATGTATTCAAACTCTGAAGTTAGTGTACAGGAGAATCCTTATGAAGGTGAAATAATTCCAATTTACAATAATGGGAATATGGATTATACAGAGGCAAATGAAGCTACTTTTTTTGAGTTAGAATCCACTTCGGCATTTGTAGAATTACCCCCTAATAGGTCTATAGAACATTACCATAGCGTATATCATTTTTCGGGAGAAGAGGATGAACTCAATAAACTATCGGAAAAATTATTAGGAATAAGCTTAAAAGCATGTGTTTTAGAGTAG
- a CDS encoding glycoside hydrolase family 2 TIM barrel-domain containing protein, with amino-acid sequence MRVNFQNLFLIVLATCLTACVSSPKNSGRVVEDFNFGWKFHLGTVDKASSTDFDDTQWRKIRLPHDWSVEHSFTQENAAGATAFLPGGIGWYRKTFEVPETTKDKTTWIEFDGAYSNSEVWINGHYLGKHPYGYTPFKYNLSEHLKYGEKNLIAIKIDRSAYIDNRWYPGSGIYRHVKLVSAHKLHIPQWGVFVSTPNVSEESADVLVQTNIENQFDTHKQAVVETSVYFNTLKVASKSYDLSIDGNKAQSLDQLIRIEKPNLWDTENPHLYQAVSKVYVEDILVDTYETTFGIRDIKFDKDTGFYLNGKNTLIKGVCLHHDGGLVGAAVPKGVWERRLKKLKESGCNAIRTAHNPPSEEFLDICDALGFLVQDEAFDEWNNPKDKRHNYNQQEASPLTRGYTEHFTEWAERDLKSMILRDRNHPSIIMWSIGNEIEWTYKRYGQSTGYWGETKVGDVDYYWDEPPLSVEQIKTNFNKAEAGSYNLAETAKKLSKWVKEVDTTRPVTANLVIPSVSNFSGYAEALDIVGLSYRQSVYDYCRKHYPDMTFLGTENWTRYHEWKPVLEKPFISGIFMWTGINYMGESNNWPRRGSGSGLLDFAGFEKPSYQMFKSLWSDEPHIHITTQTLEKSPYKLNKSTNQLVEKTPLWSARQTWGWQNVNEHWNYEAGNNIVVEVYTNQPEVELFLDNESLGTKKLSDFNDHILKWLVPYKGGKLRAKSTGVRVETTVQTAGAVSQLLLEADKKDINANAYDVVHFTVQLADELGHVIKNEEREVTFHIEGDARLLGVDNGSPASVQDYQNNSLTTSNGKALMILQSNLNPSTLKVKVSSGNIESKTIELKIN; translated from the coding sequence ATGAGAGTAAATTTTCAAAATCTGTTTTTAATAGTATTAGCAACATGCCTAACAGCTTGTGTGTCCTCACCAAAAAACAGTGGGCGAGTGGTTGAAGATTTTAATTTTGGATGGAAATTTCATTTAGGAACTGTTGATAAGGCAAGTAGCACCGATTTTGACGATACCCAATGGAGAAAAATTAGACTACCACACGATTGGAGCGTTGAGCATTCGTTTACACAAGAAAACGCCGCTGGAGCCACAGCTTTTTTACCCGGAGGGATAGGCTGGTACAGAAAGACCTTTGAAGTACCGGAAACAACAAAAGATAAAACGACCTGGATTGAATTTGATGGTGCTTATTCAAATTCCGAGGTATGGATAAATGGCCATTATTTAGGCAAACATCCTTATGGTTACACACCTTTTAAATATAATTTAAGTGAGCATTTAAAATATGGTGAAAAGAACTTAATAGCCATAAAAATAGATAGGTCTGCCTATATAGATAACAGGTGGTATCCGGGGTCTGGTATTTACAGACATGTAAAACTGGTTTCGGCACATAAGCTTCATATTCCACAATGGGGTGTTTTTGTTTCTACGCCGAATGTATCAGAAGAAAGTGCAGACGTTCTTGTTCAAACCAACATTGAAAACCAATTCGATACTCATAAACAAGCCGTTGTTGAAACCAGCGTTTATTTCAATACCTTAAAAGTTGCTTCAAAAAGCTACGATTTGAGCATTGATGGAAATAAAGCACAAAGTCTGGATCAATTAATCAGAATTGAGAAACCAAACCTGTGGGATACAGAAAATCCACATTTGTATCAGGCTGTTTCTAAAGTATATGTAGAAGATATTTTAGTAGATACTTATGAAACAACGTTTGGAATTCGTGATATAAAGTTCGATAAGGATACCGGTTTTTATTTAAATGGAAAAAACACGTTGATTAAAGGGGTTTGCCTTCATCATGATGGCGGATTGGTTGGCGCAGCTGTGCCGAAAGGTGTTTGGGAACGCCGTTTAAAAAAGCTTAAGGAAAGTGGTTGCAATGCCATTAGGACGGCGCATAACCCACCATCGGAGGAATTTTTGGACATCTGTGATGCATTGGGTTTTCTAGTTCAGGATGAAGCTTTTGATGAGTGGAACAATCCGAAAGACAAAAGACATAATTATAATCAGCAAGAAGCTAGTCCTTTAACCAGAGGGTATACAGAGCATTTTACCGAGTGGGCAGAGCGCGATTTAAAAAGTATGATTTTAAGAGATAGAAACCATCCTTCGATTATTATGTGGAGTATTGGAAACGAAATTGAATGGACTTATAAACGATACGGGCAATCCACAGGGTATTGGGGCGAAACCAAAGTTGGAGATGTAGATTATTATTGGGATGAACCGCCTTTATCTGTAGAACAAATTAAAACTAATTTCAATAAAGCAGAAGCAGGGTCGTATAATTTGGCTGAAACTGCTAAAAAGCTTTCAAAGTGGGTGAAGGAGGTTGATACAACCAGACCGGTAACTGCAAACTTGGTAATTCCTTCGGTAAGTAATTTTTCAGGATATGCCGAGGCTTTAGATATTGTTGGTCTTAGTTACAGACAATCTGTTTACGATTATTGCCGTAAGCATTACCCGGATATGACCTTTCTGGGTACAGAAAATTGGACGCGTTACCACGAATGGAAACCGGTTTTAGAGAAACCATTTATTTCTGGAATTTTTATGTGGACAGGAATCAATTATATGGGAGAGTCGAACAATTGGCCTAGAAGAGGCAGTGGCAGCGGATTACTTGATTTTGCCGGTTTTGAAAAACCAAGCTACCAGATGTTTAAATCGCTTTGGTCCGACGAGCCTCATATTCATATAACGACGCAAACTTTAGAAAAATCACCTTATAAATTAAATAAATCAACCAATCAGCTTGTTGAAAAAACACCACTATGGTCAGCAAGACAAACATGGGGATGGCAAAATGTAAATGAACATTGGAACTATGAAGCTGGTAATAACATTGTTGTTGAGGTATATACCAATCAGCCCGAAGTTGAGTTGTTTTTAGATAATGAGTCATTAGGAACGAAAAAACTATCTGATTTTAACGATCATATTTTAAAATGGTTGGTACCATACAAAGGAGGAAAACTCAGAGCTAAAAGTACCGGAGTACGAGTTGAAACAACAGTTCAAACTGCTGGCGCTGTTTCACAATTACTACTTGAAGCAGACAAAAAGGACATTAATGCAAATGCTTATGATGTGGTACATTTTACCGTACAACTAGCAGACGAACTAGGGCATGTTATTAAAAATGAGGAAAGAGAAGTAACATTTCACATAGAAGGTGATGCGAGATTGTTGGGTGTAGATAATGGTTCTCCTGCCAGTGTTCAGGATTATCAAAATAATAGTTTAACGACATCAAACGGGAAGGCTTTAATGATTCTACAGTCTAATTTAAACCCTTCTACCCTTAAGGTTAAAGTTAGTTCTGGTAACATTGAAAGTAAAACGATTGAATTAAAAATCAATTAG
- a CDS encoding SGNH/GDSL hydrolase family protein yields the protein MEKVYIKLLGIILFLGFFIQQNHAQTLPVFKENDKVCFIGNSITQDGRYHMLFQTYFATQFPGNNVSFYNCGVSGDVTEGVLYRLDKDILSLKPDYAFVMLGMNDIQLGLYESGVTVDSTLIAKRKNALNRYYELTEELSGLLKKNDIKTIFFTPTIYDQTSKIECPNKFGGNDALADCAVHIRKLAKKYNAPLVDFHPLMSEINAKGQERDSTFTIIGHDRVHPGDVGHFIMASEIIKTIYPPDVVSKIHINAKENTITQSVNCDVTIIANPSKLKFHVLEKSLPFPVASKYDDALDLISFPENFNKQIIKVDGLKKRSYRLKIDGISIGEFSKKELEGGIDLSKYKKTPQYKQALDVFNLCEAYHKVNGKLRTIALIEYKNLRKYKGPNINKDKRAYLDEELKKQEGKPWHPYLVKMCNQYFEVLPKQDALWQELKDVRGKIYQQNVPVSHTYELIKI from the coding sequence ATGGAAAAAGTTTACATAAAGCTTTTAGGTATTATTCTCTTTTTAGGTTTTTTCATTCAACAAAACCATGCACAAACTCTCCCAGTTTTTAAAGAAAACGATAAGGTTTGTTTTATAGGGAACAGTATTACACAGGATGGTAGGTACCATATGTTGTTTCAAACGTATTTTGCGACCCAATTTCCTGGTAACAACGTATCGTTTTATAACTGTGGTGTTTCCGGTGATGTTACCGAAGGTGTTTTATATAGATTAGATAAGGATATATTATCACTAAAACCTGATTATGCCTTTGTGATGTTAGGGATGAATGATATTCAATTGGGATTATATGAATCAGGGGTAACGGTAGATTCAACGTTAATAGCAAAACGAAAAAATGCTTTAAACAGATATTATGAGCTTACCGAAGAATTATCAGGTCTATTGAAAAAGAATGATATTAAAACCATCTTTTTTACACCTACGATTTACGATCAAACGTCAAAAATAGAATGTCCTAATAAGTTTGGAGGAAACGATGCTTTAGCCGATTGTGCAGTACACATTAGAAAATTAGCTAAAAAATATAATGCGCCACTTGTTGATTTTCATCCATTAATGAGCGAAATAAATGCAAAAGGGCAGGAGAGGGATTCAACATTTACAATTATTGGACATGACAGGGTTCACCCGGGAGATGTTGGGCATTTTATTATGGCTAGTGAAATAATAAAGACGATTTATCCACCAGATGTTGTTTCGAAAATTCATATAAATGCTAAAGAGAATACTATAACACAATCAGTTAATTGCGACGTTACTATTATTGCAAATCCATCTAAACTTAAATTTCACGTTCTGGAAAAATCACTTCCTTTTCCCGTTGCAAGTAAATATGATGATGCCTTGGATTTAATTTCTTTTCCAGAAAATTTCAACAAACAGATTATAAAAGTTGATGGTCTTAAAAAAAGAAGCTACCGATTAAAAATAGATGGTATAAGCATTGGGGAATTTTCTAAAAAGGAACTTGAAGGTGGCATTGATTTATCAAAGTATAAGAAGACGCCTCAATACAAACAAGCGTTGGACGTGTTCAACCTATGTGAAGCATATCATAAGGTTAATGGTAAACTTAGAACGATAGCACTTATCGAATATAAAAACTTACGAAAGTATAAAGGGCCAAATATCAATAAAGATAAAAGAGCTTATTTAGACGAAGAACTTAAAAAACAAGAAGGAAAACCTTGGCATCCGTACTTGGTTAAAATGTGTAATCAATATTTTGAGGTACTGCCAAAACAAGATGCACTTTGGCAAGAACTAAAAGATGTTAGAGGTAAGATTTATCAGCAAAATGTACCAGTAAGTCACACATATGAATTGATAAAAATATAG
- a CDS encoding DUF1330 domain-containing protein: MPAYAILDLKVFNKEKLQEYKNVAPEIIKKFGGKIIIRGGESNTVEGNWNPERIVMIEFPNYETANNWWNSDEYKIATELRKKGADTNVIIVDGV, translated from the coding sequence ATGCCTGCATACGCAATATTAGACTTAAAAGTATTTAACAAAGAAAAATTACAGGAATATAAAAACGTAGCTCCTGAAATCATTAAAAAATTTGGAGGAAAAATTATTATTCGCGGAGGTGAATCAAACACCGTAGAAGGAAATTGGAATCCGGAAAGAATTGTAATGATCGAATTTCCGAATTATGAAACTGCTAATAATTGGTGGAACTCTGATGAATATAAAATAGCAACTGAATTACGAAAAAAAGGAGCTGATACAAATGTAATAATCGTTGATGGAGTTTAA
- a CDS encoding alpha/beta fold hydrolase: MKNNTGIVLIHGAGLGKYIWNETNQYLNNQILPIEFPNREIGDKTNDKLLFEDYLNSAIDQINNWEINQFVIIAHSIGGCIGLKLNDHFKERVNGFIGISAIIPKKGKSFTSCFPIPMKIILPLVLKLFGTKPPEKSIINELCNDLELSQSKEIVRKFTAESVKLYTTKINYNSLPKMSLFIKLLNDKSITQNMQNEMINNLNCKEVIEFNSGHLPMIGKPKELAEIINNYIKNKNDS, encoded by the coding sequence ATGAAAAATAACACTGGAATAGTTTTAATTCATGGAGCCGGATTAGGCAAGTATATTTGGAATGAAACCAATCAATATTTAAATAATCAAATTCTTCCAATAGAGTTTCCAAATAGAGAAATTGGAGACAAAACCAATGATAAACTTTTATTTGAAGATTATCTTAACTCGGCAATTGATCAAATCAATAATTGGGAAATAAATCAATTTGTAATTATTGCTCATTCAATTGGAGGTTGCATTGGTCTAAAACTAAACGATCATTTTAAAGAAAGAGTGAATGGGTTTATTGGGATAAGTGCCATAATCCCCAAAAAAGGGAAATCGTTTACGAGCTGCTTCCCTATTCCTATGAAAATAATTTTACCGTTAGTACTGAAATTATTTGGAACTAAGCCACCTGAAAAATCAATTATAAATGAACTTTGCAACGATTTAGAACTTTCTCAATCGAAAGAAATAGTCAGAAAGTTTACAGCAGAATCGGTGAAATTGTATACAACTAAAATTAATTATAACTCGTTACCAAAAATGAGTTTGTTCATTAAGCTCTTAAATGATAAATCGATTACTCAAAACATGCAAAATGAAATGATAAATAATCTTAACTGCAAAGAAGTAATTGAATTCAATAGCGGACATTTACCTATGATAGGTAAACCCAAAGAATTAGCAGAAATAATCAATAATTACATAAAAAATAAAAACGATAGCTAA